The Pseudonocardia broussonetiae DNA segment GACGAAGCCGGGACCGCCGAACACGGCGGGTGCGTCGCTGGCCGAGCCGCGGGTGCCCGGCCGGTAGGCGCGCGGCGGGCGGCGGCCTCCCGGGCGCTCCTCCTCCCCGGGGCCGGACCAGCTGTCGTCGCCGCCCGGGCGGCGGCGGCGCGCCGCCGGGACCCCGGACGGGGGCATGGACGGGCCGCCGATCGGCGCGGGGGCGGGCGCCCCGGGGCCGGGCGTGGCCACGGAGTGCCGGGGGACGTGCGAGACGCCGGGCGGCTCCCCGGCGGGGTCGCGCCGCGCGTGCCGCCCGCCCGCGCCCGAGCGGCGCTCGGCCATGCGGCGGCGCATCTCCTCCTGCACCCAGGAGGAGCCGGTGCCCGACGAGCCGGCGCCGGCCGACCCCTCGGCGGGGTCGTCGGCGGGGTCGTCGTCGGCGGGTTCGTCCTCGTCCGGGCCCGGCGTCACCGACGGCGGCGCGCCGTCGATGGAGGTGCTCACGACACGGCCTCGCTACGTCCGGCCGCGGGGGCTCATCGCTGGCTCCACGCCTGCTTCGTGGCGCGGACGAGCCGGTCCTTGAGCTCGCGGGTGTGGCGGCGGCTGACCGGGAGCTCGGCGCAGTCCGGGCCGGTGCCGACGCGCACGACGTAGCCCGATCCGGACAGCCGCAGCTCGGTGACCAGCGGCAGCGACACCAGGAACGACCGGTGGATGCGGACGAAGCCGGCGTCGCGCCAGCGGTCCTCCAGCACCGACAGGGGGATGCGGACGAGGTGGCTGCCCTCGTGGGTGTGCAGGCGCGCGTAGTCGCCCTGCGCCTCGACGTAGCGCACGGCCGAGCGCGGCACGAGCTTCGTGGTGCCGGCGAGCTCGACGGGGATGACCTCGTCCTCGCCGCTCTCCTGCTGCACCGGCTCGGCCATCGCCGCGGTGCGGCTGGCCAGGATCCGGTCGATCGAGGCGGAGAGGCGCTCGGAGCGCAGCGGCTTGAGCAGGTAGTCGACGGCGCCGACCTCGTAGGCGTCGACCGCGCGGTCGTCGTGCGCGGTGACGAACACGACCGACGGCGGGACGGCCATCGAGGAGAACACGCGGGCGAGCTCCAGCCCGTCGAGGCCGGGCATCCGGATGTCGAGGAAGACGACCTCGACGTCGGTGCGCTCGGCGACCCGGGTGCCCGTGGCCTGGTTCAGGGAGCCGCGCGGCGCCTGCCCGGCCGTGGCGGCCTCGCGCACGCCTTGCCGGCTGTTGAGGATCCGCAGCGCGTCGGTGGCGTCGGACGCCTTGAGCACGAGCCCGACACGGGGGTCCTCGCCCAGCAGGTACGCGAGTTCCTCGAGTGCCGGCTCCTCGTCGTCCACGGCGAGGACGACCAGGCCACCGGAGCTGTCGTTGCTGTCCACGATCTCCTCATCCTGCCCGCGACGATCACGGGTGCCGCCAACCATGGTGACGGCCAATCCGTGTGAGTGCCAGGGGCACGCACCAATCGGGTTCGTTCGATCACACGCCGCTACAAACCGTACCGTGCCCACATCGC contains these protein-coding regions:
- a CDS encoding LytR/AlgR family response regulator transcription factor, which translates into the protein MDSNDSSGGLVVLAVDDEEPALEELAYLLGEDPRVGLVLKASDATDALRILNSRQGVREAATAGQAPRGSLNQATGTRVAERTDVEVVFLDIRMPGLDGLELARVFSSMAVPPSVVFVTAHDDRAVDAYEVGAVDYLLKPLRSERLSASIDRILASRTAAMAEPVQQESGEDEVIPVELAGTTKLVPRSAVRYVEAQGDYARLHTHEGSHLVRIPLSVLEDRWRDAGFVRIHRSFLVSLPLVTELRLSGSGYVVRVGTGPDCAELPVSRRHTRELKDRLVRATKQAWSQR